A genomic segment from Lucilia cuprina isolate Lc7/37 unplaced genomic scaffold, ASM2204524v1 Scaffold_2553, whole genome shotgun sequence encodes:
- the LOC124421136 gene encoding uncharacterized protein LOC124421136: protein MFSNFFFKSSFKKHVFKHFQNSVASCSKSNANDTTDVSENGKQHENLPSGPSLENIDSDCVAESSVSYSEQYNVLCNFASIEFQICSIFPTEELASGESCTIKYTTSNDITKY from the exons atgttttcaaattttttctttaaatcatcttttaaaaaacatgtttttaaacattttcaaaatagtgTAGCTTCATGCTCCAAGTCAAATGCTAATGATACTACAGATGTAAGTGAGAATGGAAAACAACATGAAAATCTTCCAAGTGGACCAAGTTTAGAAAATATTGATTCTGATTGTGTTGCAGAGAGTAGTGTTTCATATAGTGAACAATATAATGTTTTGTGTAATTTTGCTAGTATTGAATTTcaaatttgttcaatatttcCAACGGAAGAATTG GCAAGCGGGGAAAGCTGTacaataaaatacacaacatcaaacgatataacaaaatattga